The Camelus ferus isolate YT-003-E chromosome 4, BCGSAC_Cfer_1.0, whole genome shotgun sequence genome has a segment encoding these proteins:
- the LOC116663075 gene encoding interferon alpha-1-like produces MSPMARPLSLLMALVALSFDSICSLGCDLPQTHSLATRRTLVLLGQMRRISPSSCLKDRQDFGFPQEVLGGHRLQKAQAISVFHELVQQLFLLFSTEGSSAAWEDSLLHRLCTGLDQQLMELEACPKQEAELQGRLLLNEDPILDVRRYFHRITLYLQEKKYSPCAWEIVRAEVMRSFSSARHLQER; encoded by the coding sequence ATGTCCCCAATGGCTCGACCCTTGTCCTTACTTATGGCCCTGGTGGCGCTCAGCTTCGACTCCATCTGCTCTCTGGGGTGTGACCTGCCTCAGACCCACAGCCTGGCCACCAGGAGGACCTTGGTGCTCCTGGGACAAATGAGGAgaatctccccctcctcctgcctgaagGACAGACAGGACTTTGGATTCCCTCAGGAGGTCCTTGGTGGCCACCGGCTCCAGAAGGCTCAAGCCATCTCTGTCTTCCATGAGCTGGTCCAgcagctcttcctcctcttcagcaCAGAGGGCTCGTCTGCTGCCTGGGAGGACAGCCTCCTGCACAGACTCTGCACTGGGCTTGATCAGCAGCTGATGGAGCTGGAAGCCTGTCCGAAGCAGGAGGCGGAGCTGCAAGGGCGTCTCCTGCTGAATGAGGACCCCATCCTGGATGTGAGGAGATACTTCCACAGAATCACTCTCTATCTGCAAGAGAAGAAATACAGCCCTTGTGCCTGGGAGATCGTCAGAGCAGAAGTCATGAGATCCTTCTCTTCAGCGAGACACTTGCAAGAAAGATGA